The Xanthobacter flavus genome includes a window with the following:
- a CDS encoding protein adenylyltransferase SelO — protein MTSTQPTMKAAPAFPFDNSYARDLAGFYAPVLPTPVEAPALVKVNTALAELLGLDPADLATPEGVAVFAGLAVPEGAEPIALAYAGHQFGHFSPQLGDGRAILLGEVVGRDGLRRDIQLKGSGPTPFSRRGDGRAALGPVLREYIVSEAMAALGIPTTRALAAVTTGEPVLRDRALPGGVLARVAASHIRIGTFQFFAARKSFDAVKQLADYTIARHYPDLVGVENPYLALLDGVIGRQAALVARWLCVGFIHGVMNTDNMSVSGETIDYGPCAFMDAYDPNTVFSSIDEMGRYAYGNQPDIAHWNLARLAECLIPIMGEDREAAIAAANAALGTFPARFYAAYHAGLCAKIGLPEAGEGDVALAHDLLNVMIGSKADFTLTFRRLGALAEDADAGGPVRDLFLDRDAFDAWAERWRARLAETGRSGADIRAGMDAVNPLFIPRNHLVEEVIAAAIERGDLGPFERLNTVLARPYAEQPDFAAYAGLPPSMEGYRTFCGT, from the coding sequence ATGACCAGCACACAGCCGACCATGAAGGCCGCGCCCGCCTTCCCGTTCGACAATTCCTATGCCCGCGACCTCGCCGGCTTCTATGCGCCCGTCCTGCCCACCCCGGTGGAGGCGCCGGCGCTGGTGAAGGTGAACACCGCGCTGGCCGAGCTGCTGGGCCTCGACCCCGCCGATCTCGCGACGCCGGAAGGCGTGGCGGTGTTCGCCGGCCTCGCCGTGCCGGAGGGCGCGGAGCCCATCGCGCTCGCCTATGCCGGGCACCAGTTCGGCCATTTCTCGCCCCAGCTGGGCGATGGCCGCGCCATCCTGCTCGGCGAGGTGGTGGGGCGCGACGGGCTGCGCCGCGACATCCAGCTGAAGGGCTCCGGCCCCACCCCCTTCTCGCGCCGGGGCGACGGGCGGGCGGCGCTCGGGCCGGTGCTGCGCGAATACATCGTCAGCGAGGCCATGGCGGCGCTCGGTATCCCTACCACGCGGGCGCTCGCGGCTGTCACCACGGGCGAGCCGGTGCTGCGCGACCGGGCGCTGCCGGGCGGGGTGCTGGCGCGGGTGGCGGCGAGCCACATCCGCATCGGCACCTTCCAGTTCTTCGCCGCGCGCAAGAGCTTCGACGCGGTGAAGCAGCTCGCCGACTACACCATCGCCCGCCACTATCCCGACCTTGTGGGGGTGGAGAACCCCTATCTCGCCCTGCTCGACGGCGTGATCGGCCGGCAGGCGGCGCTGGTGGCGCGCTGGCTCTGCGTCGGCTTCATCCACGGGGTGATGAACACGGACAACATGTCGGTCTCGGGCGAGACCATCGATTACGGCCCCTGCGCCTTCATGGACGCCTACGACCCCAACACGGTCTTCTCCTCCATCGACGAGATGGGCCGCTATGCCTATGGCAACCAGCCGGACATTGCCCACTGGAACCTCGCCCGCCTCGCCGAGTGCCTGATCCCGATCATGGGAGAGGACCGCGAGGCCGCGATCGCCGCCGCCAATGCGGCGCTCGGCACCTTCCCCGCGCGCTTCTATGCGGCCTACCATGCCGGGCTCTGCGCCAAGATCGGCCTGCCGGAGGCGGGCGAAGGGGATGTGGCCCTCGCCCATGACCTCCTCAACGTGATGATCGGCTCCAAGGCCGACTTCACCCTCACCTTCCGCCGCCTCGGCGCACTGGCGGAGGATGCGGACGCGGGCGGCCCGGTGCGCGACCTGTTCCTCGACCGGGACGCCTTCGATGCGTGGGCCGAGCGCTGGCGCGCCCGCCTCGCCGAAACCGGCCGGTCCGGCGCCGACATCCGCGCCGGGATGGATGCGGTGAACCCGCTCTTCATCCCCCGCAACCATCTGGTGGAAGAGGTCATCGCCGCCGCCATCGAGCGCGGCGACCTTGGCCCCTTCGAGCGGCTGAACACGGTGCTGGCGCGGCCCTATGCGGAGCAGCCCGACTTCGCCGCCTATGCGGGGCTGCCGCCGTCCATGGAGGGGTACCGGACGTTCTGCGGGACGTGA
- the groL gene encoding chaperonin GroEL (60 kDa chaperone family; promotes refolding of misfolded polypeptides especially under stressful conditions; forms two stacked rings of heptamers to form a barrel-shaped 14mer; ends can be capped by GroES; misfolded proteins enter the barrel where they are refolded when GroES binds), translating to MAAKEVKFSSDAREKLLRGVDILANAVKVTLGPKGRNVVIEKSFGAPRITKDGVSVAKEIELEDKFENLGAQLVREVASKTNDLAGDGTTTATVLAQAIVKEGAKAVAAGMNPMDLKRGIDLAVAAAIADIKGRAKKVSSSAEVAQVGTISANGDASIGEMIAGAMQRVGNEGVITVEEAKTAETELEVVEGMQFDRGYLSPYFITNAEKMIADLEEPFLLIFDKKLSGLQPILPVLEAVVQTGRPLVIIAEDVEGEALATLVVNKLRGGLKVAAVKAPGFGDRRKAMLEDIAILTGGTVISEDLGIKLENVTIAQLGRAKKVILEKEKTTIVDGVGEKADIEARVNQIKAQIEETTSDYDREKLQERLAKLAGGVAVIRVGGSTEVEVKEKKDRVDDALNATRAAVEEGIVPGGGVALLRAKAAVEKVTSDNADIKAGIKIVLRALEAPIRQIAENSGVEGSIVVGKVQESNDPSFGFNAQTEEYVDMIASGIVDPAKVVRTALQDAASIAALIVTTEALVAELPKRDSGMPSMPGGGMGGMGGMDF from the coding sequence ATGGCTGCCAAAGAAGTAAAGTTCTCCTCCGACGCGCGCGAGAAGCTGCTGCGCGGTGTCGACATCCTCGCCAACGCGGTGAAGGTGACCCTCGGCCCCAAGGGCCGCAACGTCGTCATCGAGAAGAGCTTCGGCGCCCCCCGCATCACCAAGGACGGTGTGTCGGTGGCGAAGGAGATCGAGCTTGAGGACAAGTTCGAGAACCTCGGCGCGCAGCTCGTGCGTGAGGTCGCCTCCAAGACCAACGATCTCGCCGGCGACGGCACCACCACCGCGACCGTGCTGGCCCAGGCCATCGTGAAGGAAGGCGCCAAGGCGGTTGCCGCCGGCATGAACCCGATGGACCTGAAGCGCGGCATCGACCTCGCCGTCGCCGCCGCCATCGCCGACATCAAGGGCCGCGCCAAGAAGGTCTCTTCCTCCGCGGAAGTCGCGCAGGTCGGCACCATCTCCGCCAACGGCGATGCCTCCATCGGCGAGATGATCGCCGGCGCCATGCAGCGCGTGGGCAACGAAGGCGTCATCACCGTCGAGGAAGCCAAGACCGCCGAGACCGAGCTCGAAGTGGTCGAAGGCATGCAGTTCGACCGTGGCTATCTCTCTCCCTACTTCATCACGAACGCGGAGAAGATGATCGCCGACCTGGAAGAGCCCTTCCTGCTGATCTTCGACAAGAAGCTCTCCGGCCTCCAGCCGATCCTGCCGGTCCTCGAGGCCGTGGTGCAGACCGGCCGTCCCCTCGTCATCATCGCCGAGGACGTGGAAGGCGAGGCGCTCGCCACCCTCGTGGTCAACAAGCTGCGCGGCGGCCTGAAGGTCGCGGCCGTGAAGGCTCCCGGCTTCGGCGATCGCCGCAAGGCGATGCTTGAGGATATCGCCATCCTCACCGGCGGCACCGTGATCTCCGAGGACCTCGGCATCAAGCTCGAGAACGTCACCATCGCCCAGCTCGGCCGCGCCAAGAAGGTCATCCTCGAGAAGGAAAAGACCACCATCGTGGACGGCGTCGGCGAGAAGGCCGACATCGAGGCCCGCGTCAACCAGATCAAGGCGCAGATCGAGGAGACCACCTCGGACTACGACCGCGAGAAGCTCCAGGAGCGTCTGGCCAAGCTCGCGGGCGGCGTCGCGGTGATCCGCGTCGGCGGCTCGACCGAGGTCGAGGTGAAGGAGAAGAAGGACCGCGTTGACGACGCGCTCAACGCCACCCGCGCCGCGGTGGAAGAGGGCATCGTCCCCGGCGGTGGTGTCGCCCTGCTCCGCGCCAAGGCGGCGGTGGAGAAGGTCACCTCCGACAACGCCGACATCAAGGCCGGCATCAAGATCGTCCTGCGCGCCCTCGAGGCCCCCATCCGCCAGATCGCCGAGAATTCCGGCGTGGAAGGCTCCATCGTGGTGGGCAAGGTGCAGGAGTCCAACGATCCGTCCTTCGGCTTCAACGCCCAGACGGAAGAGTATGTGGACATGATCGCCTCCGGCATCGTCGATCCGGCCAAGGTCGTGCGCACCGCCCTCCAGGACGCCGCCTCCATCGCGGCCCTGATCGTCACCACCGAGGCGCTCGTCGCCGAGCTGCCCAAGCGCGATAGCGGCATGCCCTCCATGCCCGGCGGCGGCATGGGCGGCATGGGCGGCATGGATTTCTGA
- the groES gene encoding co-chaperone GroES — protein MSFRPLHDRVVVKRIEAEQKTAGGIIIPDTAKEKPQEGEVIAVGAGARDESGKLVPLDVQAGDRVLFGKWSGTEVKIDGQDLLIMKESDILGVIAK, from the coding sequence ATGTCCTTCCGTCCTCTGCACGACCGCGTGGTCGTCAAGCGCATCGAAGCCGAGCAGAAGACCGCCGGCGGCATCATCATCCCCGACACCGCCAAGGAAAAGCCCCAGGAGGGCGAGGTGATCGCGGTGGGCGCCGGCGCCCGTGACGAGAGCGGCAAGCTCGTCCCCCTCGACGTTCAGGCCGGCGACCGCGTGCTGTTCGGCAAGTGGTCCGGCACCGAGGTCAAGATCGACGGCCAGGACCTGCTCATCATGAAGGAAAGCGACATCCTCGGCGTCATCGCCAAGTGA
- the glsA gene encoding glutaminase A, with translation MSPTHAASAEPAGSGLETVVRHTFERSRADTSGALADYIPELALVDPDRFGIAAVSVTGEVVAVGDAGVAFTIQSISKAFAFCLALEVAGRDKVLSRVGVEPSGDAFNAIVFDAETNRPFNPMVNAGAITVSGLLVEHLGDAALDFVLDRFSAAAGRRLAVDEAVFRSEAETAHRNRGIAHLLASVGALTADVDATLDLYFRQCSILVTAGDLARMGATLANIGADPLTGTTVFAVDAVRSTLAVMFTCGMYNFAGNWAFDVGVPAKSGVGGGILGVVNRQLGIATYSPRLDARGNSVRGIAAFRELAEELGLHVFDPTNRGSAVLSALGR, from the coding sequence TTGAGCCCGACGCATGCGGCTTCCGCCGAGCCGGCCGGCTCCGGGCTGGAGACGGTGGTGCGGCATACTTTTGAGCGCAGCCGCGCCGACACCTCCGGCGCGCTCGCCGATTACATCCCGGAACTGGCGCTGGTGGACCCCGACCGCTTCGGCATCGCCGCAGTCTCGGTGACGGGCGAGGTGGTCGCGGTCGGGGATGCCGGCGTGGCGTTCACCATCCAGTCGATTTCCAAGGCATTTGCCTTCTGTCTCGCCCTTGAGGTGGCCGGGCGGGACAAGGTGCTCTCCCGCGTCGGCGTGGAGCCCTCCGGCGACGCCTTCAATGCCATCGTCTTCGACGCCGAGACCAACCGACCCTTCAACCCCATGGTGAATGCCGGGGCCATCACCGTCTCGGGGCTGCTGGTGGAGCATCTCGGCGACGCGGCGCTGGATTTCGTGCTGGATCGCTTCTCGGCGGCGGCGGGGCGGCGGCTCGCGGTGGACGAGGCGGTGTTCCGCTCCGAGGCCGAGACGGCCCACCGCAATCGCGGCATCGCGCATCTGCTCGCCAGCGTCGGCGCGCTCACCGCCGACGTGGATGCGACGCTGGACCTCTATTTCCGGCAGTGCTCCATATTGGTGACGGCCGGCGACCTCGCCCGCATGGGCGCGACGCTCGCCAACATCGGCGCGGATCCGCTCACCGGCACGACGGTGTTCGCGGTGGATGCGGTGCGCTCGACCCTCGCCGTGATGTTCACCTGCGGGATGTACAATTTCGCCGGCAACTGGGCCTTCGACGTGGGCGTGCCGGCCAAGAGCGGCGTGGGCGGCGGCATCCTGGGCGTGGTCAACCGGCAGCTCGGCATCGCCACCTATTCGCCCCGGCTCGATGCGCGGGGCAATTCCGTGCGCGGCATCGCCGCCTTCCGGGAACTGGCCGAGGAACTGGGCCTGCACGTCTTCGACCCCACCAACCGGGGGTCGGCCGTGCTCAGCGCCCTCGGGCGCTGA
- a CDS encoding TonB-dependent siderophore receptor — translation MPLASGAARAQEAEPSVALPTVNVEGVAETAWGPVDGYVATRSAAGTKTDTPLIETPRSISVVTRQEMDDRAVQNVIDAVSYTAGVVTGAYGYDPRFDDIYLRGFSVTSRGDFLNGLSQGSGNFAYWRTETYGLERIDVIKGPASVLYGQTVPGGLINRISKMPVDTPFAEVEGQIGAPGWYQAGFDVGGKATQDGNVLYRLTGVARAADGPIDYTTNNELFLAPAITFKDDSTRLTVLANILDIRLPSSIYYYQTPTLLTKIPIGTTYNALKQTQEQVGYILDHDFNDVFSAHQNVRYGHIENHSFWAFPTGVQNGPLVEISASNYREILDTFQADNQVTAKFATGGFNHKVIGGVDFLLAESTYWYDTGYNTVPINLLNANVPNLVVMPPNTIASGGALSQVGLYAQDQISFGNGWHFTLGGRQDFATTDQSYAGLTTASRDDSAFTWQAGLLYEFANGVSPYVSYATSFLPSLNVDANGQLLQPSTGEQYEVGIKFQPKGGRSFFTLAAYQITQNNYAVPDPNTFVYSAVGDVRVRGFEAEALVEMAEGLDLTAAYTFTQGTIIDSANIATIGKTPINMPSNVASLWLKYTFQDGPWKGFGLGAGIRYVGGFWSSNDNVYQNPAQFPVDAALYYAKDNWSLQLNGKNVFGQEQALLNEGYWYWQQGRTVMATAKVRW, via the coding sequence ATGCCCTTGGCTTCCGGTGCGGCGCGGGCGCAGGAGGCCGAACCCTCCGTCGCGCTGCCCACGGTGAACGTGGAGGGCGTGGCCGAGACCGCCTGGGGCCCGGTGGACGGCTATGTGGCGACCCGCTCCGCCGCCGGCACCAAGACCGATACGCCGCTGATCGAGACGCCGCGCTCCATCTCCGTCGTCACCCGGCAGGAGATGGACGACCGCGCAGTGCAGAACGTGATCGACGCGGTCTCCTACACGGCGGGCGTCGTCACCGGCGCCTATGGCTATGACCCGCGCTTCGACGACATCTATCTGCGCGGCTTCTCGGTGACCTCCCGCGGCGACTTCCTCAACGGCCTGTCCCAGGGCTCCGGCAATTTCGCCTACTGGCGCACCGAGACCTACGGGCTGGAGCGCATCGACGTCATCAAGGGCCCGGCGAGCGTGCTCTACGGGCAGACGGTGCCGGGCGGCCTCATCAACCGCATCTCCAAGATGCCGGTCGACACGCCCTTCGCCGAGGTGGAAGGGCAGATCGGCGCGCCGGGCTGGTATCAGGCCGGCTTCGACGTGGGCGGAAAGGCGACGCAGGACGGCAACGTCCTCTACCGCCTCACCGGCGTCGCGCGCGCCGCGGACGGGCCCATCGACTACACCACCAACAACGAGCTTTTCCTCGCTCCGGCCATCACCTTCAAGGACGACAGCACCCGCCTCACGGTGCTGGCCAACATCCTCGATATCCGGCTGCCATCAAGCATCTATTACTACCAGACGCCGACGCTGCTCACGAAGATTCCCATCGGCACCACCTACAACGCCCTGAAGCAGACGCAGGAGCAGGTCGGGTACATCCTCGACCACGACTTCAACGATGTCTTCAGCGCGCACCAGAACGTGCGCTACGGCCATATCGAGAACCACAGCTTCTGGGCGTTCCCCACCGGCGTGCAGAACGGGCCGCTGGTAGAGATTTCCGCCAGCAACTACCGCGAGATTCTCGACACCTTCCAGGCCGACAATCAGGTGACGGCGAAGTTCGCCACCGGCGGGTTCAACCACAAGGTCATCGGCGGGGTCGACTTCCTCCTCGCCGAATCCACCTATTGGTACGACACCGGCTACAACACGGTGCCGATCAACCTGCTCAACGCCAACGTGCCGAACCTCGTGGTCATGCCGCCCAACACGATCGCGTCGGGCGGCGCGCTGTCGCAGGTTGGGCTCTACGCACAGGACCAGATTTCCTTCGGCAACGGATGGCACTTCACCCTGGGTGGCCGGCAGGACTTCGCCACCACCGACCAGAGCTATGCCGGCCTCACCACCGCCTCGCGCGATGACAGCGCCTTCACCTGGCAGGCCGGCCTGCTTTACGAATTCGCCAACGGCGTCTCGCCTTATGTGAGCTACGCCACGTCCTTCCTGCCCTCCCTCAACGTGGACGCCAACGGCCAGCTGCTGCAGCCTTCCACCGGCGAGCAGTATGAGGTGGGCATCAAGTTCCAGCCCAAGGGCGGCCGCAGCTTCTTCACCCTCGCCGCCTACCAGATCACCCAGAACAATTATGCGGTGCCCGACCCGAACACCTTCGTCTACAGCGCGGTGGGCGACGTGCGGGTGCGCGGCTTCGAGGCGGAGGCGCTGGTGGAGATGGCCGAGGGCCTCGACCTCACCGCAGCCTACACCTTCACCCAAGGCACCATCATCGACAGCGCCAACATCGCGACCATTGGCAAGACGCCCATCAACATGCCGTCGAACGTGGCCTCGCTCTGGCTCAAGTACACGTTCCAGGACGGCCCGTGGAAGGGCTTCGGCCTCGGCGCGGGCATCCGCTACGTGGGCGGGTTCTGGTCCAGCAACGACAACGTCTACCAGAACCCCGCCCAGTTCCCGGTGGATGCGGCGCTCTATTACGCGAAGGACAATTGGAGCCTGCAGCTCAATGGCAAGAACGTCTTCGGCCAGGAGCAGGCGCTCCTGAACGAGGGCTACTGGTACTGGCAGCAGGGGCGGACCGTGATGGCCACGGCCAAGGTCCGCTGGTGA
- a CDS encoding PepSY-associated TM helix domain-containing protein, whose translation MSPPARPAAARRFSLRPALVWAHRILGLSTALFLVIAGLTGSVLAFHHELDEWLNPSAYRATAAGTPLGPEALARAIEAGHPDRRVWYMTLESDAGHAANAAALGRIDPATGEAVPIPADVFQVDPVSGEVLAARLWGACCFSSLNIIPFLYEFHHNLSLPGVYGILLMGGVAILWLVDGFVGFALTLPRGQPFLAKWRAAFAIKGGSAFRLNLDWHRAAGLWLFVLLIILAISSVAMNLRREVVEPVVSLFSQLTPTPFSNPPLEKLAERTLSFDTMLETGLKEARARGWQEPASEIFFSPHYGVFGVAFGDHDDPMDTRWLYFDGETAAFRNAIIPGVGTAGDVFIQIQFPIHSGRILGLTGRILIAVMGVVIAGLAITGVAVWWMKRKGRVGRKAKARAGKASDARTKAMPAE comes from the coding sequence GTGAGCCCGCCCGCACGGCCCGCCGCCGCCCGCCGGTTCAGCCTGCGGCCGGCGCTGGTGTGGGCGCACCGCATCCTCGGCCTGTCCACCGCGCTGTTCCTGGTGATCGCCGGGCTGACCGGCAGCGTGCTCGCCTTCCACCACGAGCTGGACGAATGGCTGAACCCCTCGGCCTACCGCGCCACCGCGGCGGGCACACCGCTCGGGCCTGAGGCTTTGGCGCGGGCCATCGAGGCCGGCCATCCCGACCGCCGCGTCTGGTACATGACGCTGGAGAGCGATGCCGGCCATGCCGCCAACGCCGCCGCGCTCGGCCGCATCGATCCGGCCACCGGCGAGGCGGTGCCCATCCCCGCCGACGTCTTTCAGGTGGACCCGGTGAGCGGCGAGGTGCTGGCGGCGCGCCTGTGGGGGGCCTGCTGTTTCTCCTCGCTCAACATCATCCCCTTCCTCTACGAATTCCACCACAACCTCAGCCTGCCCGGCGTCTATGGCATCCTGCTCATGGGCGGGGTGGCGATCCTCTGGCTGGTGGATGGCTTCGTCGGCTTCGCGCTGACCCTGCCGCGCGGTCAGCCGTTCCTCGCCAAATGGCGCGCGGCCTTTGCCATCAAGGGCGGCAGCGCCTTCCGCCTCAATCTCGACTGGCATCGCGCGGCCGGGCTCTGGCTGTTCGTGCTGCTCATCATCCTCGCCATCTCCTCGGTGGCGATGAACCTGCGCCGCGAGGTGGTGGAGCCGGTGGTGAGCCTGTTCTCGCAGCTCACGCCCACGCCCTTCTCCAACCCGCCGCTGGAGAAGCTCGCCGAGCGCACCCTCTCCTTCGACACTATGCTGGAGACGGGACTGAAGGAAGCCCGCGCCCGCGGCTGGCAGGAGCCGGCGAGCGAGATCTTCTTCTCGCCCCATTACGGCGTATTCGGCGTCGCCTTCGGCGACCACGACGACCCCATGGACACGCGCTGGCTCTATTTCGACGGCGAGACGGCGGCCTTCCGGAACGCCATCATCCCCGGCGTCGGCACGGCAGGGGACGTCTTCATCCAGATTCAGTTCCCCATCCATTCGGGGCGCATCCTCGGCCTCACCGGGCGCATCCTCATCGCCGTGATGGGCGTGGTCATCGCCGGCCTCGCCATCACCGGCGTCGCGGTGTGGTGGATGAAGCGCAAGGGGCGCGTGGGGCGCAAGGCCAAGGCGCGGGCGGGGAAGGCGTCCGACGCCCGGACGAAGGCGATGCCGGCGGAGTGA
- the lepA gene encoding translation elongation factor 4 has protein sequence MTATAQKHIRNFSIVAHIDHGKSTLADRLIQMTGGLSEREMTEQVLDSMDIERERGITIKAQTVRLSYKAQDGETYVLNLIDTPGHVDFAYEVNRSLAAVEGSLLVVDASQGVEAQTLANVYQAIDNNHDIVPVLNKVDLPAAEPEKVKAQIEDVIGLDASDAIGISAKTGLNVDQVLEAIVTRLPPPMGDREAPLKALLVDSWYDTYLGVVVLVRIVDGVLKKGQRIKMMGSGAVYDVDRVGVFTPKMVTLTELGPGEIGFLTGSIKEVADTRVGDTITEDKRQTDAALPGFKPAQPVVFCGLFPVDAAQFEDLRAAMGKLRLNDASFSFEMETSAALGFGFRCGFLGLLHLEIIQERLEREFNLDLIATAPSVIYEIQMTDGSVIDLHNPADMPDVVKIEEIREPWIRATILTPDDYLGSVLKLCQDRRGTQIELTYVGARAMVTYDLPLNEVVFDFYDRLKSISKGYASFDYQITEYRPGDLVKMSILVNSEPVDALSMLVHRARADARGRVMCEKLKDLIPQHLFNIPIQAAIGAKIIARETIKALRKDVTAKCYGGDISRKRKLLDKQKEGKKKMRQFGKVEIPQEAFIAALKMDE, from the coding sequence ATGACCGCCACCGCCCAGAAGCACATCCGCAACTTCTCCATCGTCGCCCATATCGACCACGGGAAGTCGACCCTCGCCGACCGCCTCATCCAGATGACCGGCGGGCTCTCCGAGCGCGAGATGACGGAGCAGGTGCTCGACAGCATGGATATCGAGCGCGAGCGCGGCATCACCATCAAGGCTCAGACGGTGCGCCTCTCCTACAAGGCGCAGGACGGCGAGACCTACGTCCTCAACCTCATCGACACCCCCGGCCACGTGGACTTCGCCTATGAGGTGAACCGCTCGCTGGCCGCCGTGGAAGGCTCGCTCTTGGTGGTGGACGCCTCCCAGGGCGTGGAGGCGCAGACGCTCGCCAACGTCTACCAGGCCATCGACAACAACCACGACATCGTGCCGGTGCTCAACAAGGTGGACCTGCCCGCCGCCGAGCCGGAGAAGGTGAAGGCGCAGATCGAGGACGTGATCGGCCTCGACGCCTCCGACGCCATCGGCATCTCCGCCAAGACCGGCCTTAATGTCGATCAGGTGCTGGAAGCCATCGTCACCCGCCTGCCGCCGCCCATGGGCGACCGCGAGGCGCCGCTCAAGGCGCTGCTGGTGGATTCTTGGTACGATACCTATCTCGGCGTGGTCGTCCTCGTGCGCATCGTCGACGGCGTGCTCAAGAAGGGCCAGCGCATCAAGATGATGGGCTCCGGCGCCGTCTATGACGTGGACCGGGTGGGCGTGTTCACCCCCAAGATGGTGACGCTCACGGAGCTTGGCCCGGGCGAGATCGGCTTCCTCACCGGCTCCATCAAGGAAGTGGCCGACACCCGCGTCGGCGATACCATCACCGAGGACAAGCGCCAGACCGACGCCGCCTTGCCGGGCTTCAAGCCGGCCCAGCCGGTGGTGTTCTGCGGCCTGTTCCCGGTGGATGCCGCGCAGTTCGAGGATCTGCGCGCCGCCATGGGCAAGCTGCGCCTCAACGACGCCAGCTTCTCCTTCGAGATGGAAACATCCGCCGCGCTCGGCTTCGGCTTCCGCTGCGGCTTCCTCGGGCTCCTGCATCTGGAGATCATCCAGGAGCGGCTGGAGCGCGAGTTCAACCTCGACCTCATCGCCACCGCCCCCTCGGTCATCTACGAGATCCAGATGACGGACGGCTCGGTGATCGACCTGCACAATCCCGCCGACATGCCGGACGTGGTGAAGATCGAGGAAATCCGCGAGCCGTGGATCCGCGCCACCATCCTCACCCCGGACGATTATCTCGGCTCCGTGCTCAAGCTCTGCCAGGACCGGCGCGGCACCCAGATCGAGCTGACCTATGTGGGCGCGCGCGCCATGGTCACCTATGACCTGCCGCTGAACGAGGTGGTGTTCGATTTCTACGACCGGCTGAAGTCCATCTCCAAGGGCTATGCCTCGTTCGACTACCAGATCACCGAATACCGGCCCGGCGACCTCGTGAAGATGTCCATCCTCGTCAATTCCGAGCCGGTGGACGCGCTCTCCATGCTGGTGCATCGCGCCCGCGCCGACGCGCGCGGCCGGGTGATGTGCGAGAAGCTGAAGGATCTGATCCCCCAGCATCTCTTCAACATCCCGATCCAGGCCGCCATCGGCGCCAAGATCATCGCCCGCGAGACCATCAAGGCCCTGCGCAAGGACGTGACCGCCAAGTGCTACGGCGGCGACATCTCGCGCAAGCGCAAGCTTCTGGACAAGCAGAAGGAAGGCAAGAAGAAGATGCGCCAGTTCGGCAAGGTGGAGATTCCGCAGGAAGCCTTCATCGCCGCGCTGAAGATGGACGAGTGA